A window of the Acetobacteraceae bacterium genome harbors these coding sequences:
- a CDS encoding TonB-dependent receptor — protein sequence MKNSTAFFILRRTLVFTPTLCAFSFLIPLHSLQAQETNDATPSMLTSAPIASFSGAATGENETPDRPAEKPFADSPSYKRYFANPSPVPKADPEDPRNGPTYKKFFVPISNDRSPRIKKKRTNGARSKPEHFGVSGHRRIHIDPEESQNAKTTIGRKTLENFVAGTNPLEALALSTPGASFASSDAQGLDAGASTFYLRGYDKSQLGFTMDGIPMGDQAFGGSSGVDVNQIEIQENIQTVTASQGAGALDTPSVQTLGGSVTYQTLDPSNKFGTKIGQLFGSFSGYRTFGRLDSGILNPTGTKFQASFLRNQSNNWTGGGFQREETENFKLVQPVSNFGKITLTSDWSDAPQYNYPENTEHMIKSLGYGDHNFYPNYGQAQTWAAACQSGNTQNLPPGVSAADACNLSYQGTQIERTYLEALRGDFQISPSIKSSSLVYGQVADNWEGGANPTLMTPPMNGNAGVDMAEYDEHIMGRRVGVTQNFQFQLGHRNLLRTGIWYENNRYHMPRVLHAFGPNDPINNDFGLTDSSGIETEHNQWTTNIFQFYIEDGFQMARNMTFTYGFKSLVDTTNGGMTAVNPSGADLGAWGLGPNSIRPAYGRLTAANAFLPHFNYDWKFLPKHELYFDVAENMRPYDAYAPWNSLGSAQAGFNSAQANFDEEQKNLRPERTWNYVVGYRYVGKPFGFSVDYYHTDYINRLGNIRSASDNIVGAGNEYLNLGNETMDGVDLAGTAHLSKMFHIPDYLGVLDFTNSFSYNHAVYDNGAVQSGKDFISIKGDQQIYYPRYMYKTNLHYTNGRLSWNFNVNYNSARSVTYTGDVKAPAYWSSELTGSYLLGPRNSKERIKLDFGITNLFGEEYIGGTYGPAALKATPNDDDTGTPNMFWAAPREFFGSVNVVF from the coding sequence ATGAAAAATTCCACCGCATTCTTCATATTGCGGCGCACACTTGTTTTTACGCCGACACTTTGTGCCTTTTCTTTCCTGATTCCTCTGCATTCCCTGCAAGCTCAGGAAACAAATGACGCAACGCCAAGCATGCTGACTTCTGCTCCAATAGCCTCTTTCAGCGGAGCAGCCACAGGAGAAAATGAAACTCCTGATCGCCCTGCGGAAAAACCGTTTGCCGACAGTCCTTCCTATAAGCGCTATTTTGCGAATCCTTCCCCTGTGCCTAAAGCAGATCCAGAAGATCCCCGCAATGGCCCGACCTATAAAAAATTCTTTGTCCCTATTTCAAATGACCGAAGTCCCCGCATCAAAAAAAAACGGACGAATGGCGCTCGGAGTAAACCAGAACATTTCGGTGTTTCTGGCCATCGCCGTATCCATATTGATCCAGAAGAATCCCAAAATGCCAAAACAACCATTGGGCGCAAAACACTCGAAAATTTTGTTGCGGGAACAAACCCTTTAGAAGCACTCGCCCTCTCAACACCAGGAGCGAGCTTTGCTTCTTCTGATGCGCAAGGTCTGGACGCCGGTGCCAGTACTTTCTACCTTCGAGGCTATGATAAAAGTCAGCTTGGTTTTACCATGGACGGAATTCCAATGGGTGACCAAGCCTTCGGTGGATCATCTGGTGTAGATGTCAACCAAATCGAAATTCAGGAAAATATCCAAACTGTCACCGCCAGCCAAGGGGCTGGCGCATTGGACACGCCTTCCGTTCAAACATTAGGGGGTTCCGTCACCTATCAAACATTAGACCCCTCTAACAAATTCGGCACCAAAATTGGCCAACTTTTTGGGAGTTTCAGCGGCTACCGCACCTTTGGACGCTTAGATTCCGGTATTCTCAATCCCACAGGCACAAAATTTCAGGCTTCTTTTTTACGCAATCAATCCAATAACTGGACAGGTGGCGGTTTTCAACGTGAAGAAACCGAAAATTTCAAATTGGTGCAACCTGTTTCAAATTTCGGCAAAATTACCTTAACCTCTGACTGGTCGGACGCACCGCAATATAACTATCCAGAAAATACAGAACATATGATTAAATCCCTTGGCTATGGGGATCATAATTTCTACCCCAATTACGGTCAGGCTCAAACATGGGCAGCCGCCTGCCAAAGTGGTAATACGCAGAATCTTCCACCAGGTGTCAGTGCCGCCGATGCTTGTAATTTGTCTTATCAAGGTACACAAATTGAACGTACCTATTTAGAGGCCTTACGTGGAGATTTCCAAATCAGCCCATCTATCAAATCCAGCTCATTAGTCTATGGACAAGTAGCCGATAACTGGGAAGGCGGCGCAAACCCAACGTTAATGACCCCACCAATGAACGGAAATGCGGGCGTAGATATGGCCGAATATGATGAACATATTATGGGCAGACGTGTCGGTGTCACCCAAAATTTTCAATTCCAACTCGGTCATCGCAATTTATTAAGAACAGGAATCTGGTATGAAAATAACCGTTACCATATGCCACGCGTACTGCATGCTTTCGGGCCCAATGATCCCATAAATAACGATTTTGGCCTCACAGATTCCTCAGGAATTGAAACCGAGCATAACCAATGGACAACAAATATCTTTCAATTTTACATTGAAGATGGTTTTCAAATGGCCCGAAATATGACTTTCACCTATGGATTTAAATCTCTTGTCGATACAACAAATGGCGGAATGACGGCAGTCAATCCAAGTGGAGCCGACCTAGGTGCATGGGGGCTTGGACCTAATTCAATCCGTCCCGCCTATGGTCGCCTCACGGCAGCAAATGCCTTTTTGCCACATTTCAACTATGACTGGAAATTTCTGCCTAAGCATGAGCTCTATTTCGACGTAGCTGAAAACATGCGCCCTTATGACGCTTATGCGCCTTGGAACTCTCTCGGATCTGCACAAGCAGGTTTTAACAGCGCTCAAGCGAATTTTGACGAAGAACAAAAGAATCTACGCCCTGAACGGACATGGAATTATGTTGTAGGCTATCGTTATGTCGGTAAACCTTTCGGTTTTTCCGTAGATTATTACCATACAGATTATATTAACCGCTTAGGTAATATTCGTTCTGCCTCCGACAATATTGTTGGTGCAGGGAACGAATATTTAAATCTTGGCAATGAAACCATGGATGGTGTTGATCTGGCAGGGACTGCGCATCTTTCAAAAATGTTTCATATTCCAGATTATTTAGGGGTCTTAGATTTTACCAACAGCTTCAGCTACAACCATGCGGTTTATGACAATGGGGCTGTTCAATCGGGTAAAGATTTTATTTCCATCAAAGGAGATCAACAAATCTATTATCCAAGATATATGTATAAAACCAATCTTCATTATACTAATGGCCGTCTTTCTTGGAATTTTAACGTAAATTATAATAGCGCCCGTTCTGTCACCTATACAGGCGATGTCAAAGCGCCAGCTTATTGGAGCTCTGAACTCACAGGCTCTTATCTGCTGGGTCCCCGTAACTCAAAAGAGCGAATTAAATTAGATTTTGGAATCACCAATCTTTTTGGAGAGGAATATATCGGTGGCACCTATGGGCCAGCCGCTCTTAAAGCAACTCCAAATGATGATGATACGGGAACACCGAATATGTTCTGGGCA
- a CDS encoding MFS transporter: MTIDTTAQKFSKTFHELWPWRSVIFAAFAGWLLDASAQTLLIFVLPNIIVDLHCTMASMGTVLFAQAIGRMAGSIGGGWISDRFGRKPAFLGSVILIGLFTGLTGLAQNVTQLIVLQFIFGLGFGSAWTASATLLMETVPETIRDRASALMMLGYEFGYLASAGFQALLLSIIGWRLLFWSGIFPLFLGFFIYFHTKESPKWQKRPHIPSKTSHTKPKKQFFLNNLLPASLFATETQGAAWQAVLVMASIAFSKAAILNFYPSILKTDHGWNATDLFWPVSVYCIGSILGKIISGFNTGRKGMMPIFLICLFITALISFPYFLATSFWIILVASFVVGLAASGVFAIIPAYLSLRFPATQRGSGMGWSNAAGAIGQGFASKFVPFVSLFAGTLSMGALYTTLFGLIFAIFFVLFRPTLPKD; encoded by the coding sequence ATGACGATTGACACAACCGCCCAAAAATTTTCGAAAACGTTTCATGAGCTTTGGCCTTGGCGTTCTGTTATTTTCGCCGCCTTTGCTGGCTGGCTTTTGGATGCCTCTGCACAAACCTTACTCATTTTTGTCCTACCCAATATTATCGTAGATCTCCATTGCACAATGGCTTCTATGGGCACAGTGCTTTTTGCTCAAGCCATTGGCCGCATGGCTGGCAGTATTGGTGGAGGGTGGATTTCTGACCGCTTTGGACGGAAACCTGCTTTCCTAGGATCAGTCATTCTGATTGGTCTGTTCACAGGACTCACAGGGCTTGCACAGAATGTTACGCAGCTCATTGTCCTTCAATTTATCTTTGGATTGGGATTTGGATCTGCCTGGACAGCCTCGGCTACTTTACTCATGGAAACCGTCCCTGAAACTATTCGAGACCGCGCATCTGCTCTCATGATGCTCGGATATGAGTTCGGCTATCTGGCCTCTGCGGGATTTCAAGCCCTTCTTCTCTCAATCATTGGCTGGCGGCTTTTATTTTGGAGTGGCATTTTTCCTCTTTTTCTTGGCTTTTTTATCTATTTTCACACGAAAGAAAGTCCAAAATGGCAAAAACGCCCACACATTCCCTCAAAGACGTCTCATACAAAGCCTAAAAAACAATTTTTCCTTAACAATCTGCTGCCAGCAAGTCTCTTTGCAACAGAAACGCAAGGTGCTGCCTGGCAGGCAGTCCTTGTAATGGCGAGCATTGCCTTTTCAAAAGCAGCCATTCTCAATTTCTATCCCAGCATTTTAAAAACAGATCATGGATGGAATGCCACCGACCTTTTCTGGCCAGTATCCGTTTATTGTATTGGGTCTATTCTAGGAAAAATCATTTCGGGCTTTAACACAGGCAGAAAAGGCATGATGCCCATTTTTCTCATTTGCCTTTTCATCACTGCTCTCATTTCATTCCCATATTTTCTAGCCACTTCCTTTTGGATTATTCTTGTGGCCTCTTTCGTTGTCGGCTTAGCCGCTTCTGGCGTTTTTGCCATTATTCCTGCCTATCTCTCATTGCGCTTTCCAGCCACGCAAAGAGGAAGCGGCATGGGCTGGAGCAATGCGGCTGGTGCGATTGGACAAGGATTTGCCTCAAAATTTGTGCCTTTTGTTTCCCTTTTTGCAGGGACGCTCAGCATGGGAGCACTCTATACCACCCTCTTTGGATTAATCTTTGCCATTTTCTTCGTCCTCTTTCGTCCTACCCTGCCGAAAGACTAA
- the hemA gene encoding 5-aminolevulinate synthase, with protein sequence MDYEGQFRTALDKLHADGSYRYFAELERKVGKFPRAFHHGIGKEVMVWCSNDYLGMGQHPTVLKAMHDCLDNNGAGAGGTRNISGTTQAHVGLEKELAALHGKEAALLFNSGYLSNWVTLGTLGARLKDCVILSDELNHASMIEGIRHSKTEKCIFKHNDLEDLEAKLKALPKDCPKLIAFESVYSMDGDIAPIEEICDLADKYGAMTYIDEVHAVGMYGAHGGGVAQERGLEHRLTIIEGTLGKGFGVTGGYIAASAALCDFVRSFGSGFIFSTALPPADAAGAWASVRYLREHNEERDGQKKSVAYLRKKLDEAGIAHLANLSHIVPVMIGDAKLCRRLTDTLLTRFGHYLQPINYPTVPRGLERIRITPGPLHTEADIDDLVKSLVTLWDEYGLPRQKK encoded by the coding sequence ATGGATTATGAGGGACAATTTCGTACAGCACTGGATAAGCTTCACGCAGATGGGAGCTATCGCTATTTCGCTGAATTAGAGCGGAAAGTCGGAAAGTTTCCACGGGCTTTCCATCACGGTATTGGCAAAGAGGTGATGGTTTGGTGTTCTAATGATTATCTCGGTATGGGACAGCATCCAACCGTTTTAAAAGCAATGCATGATTGTTTAGATAATAATGGCGCTGGTGCTGGTGGAACCCGTAATATTTCAGGAACGACGCAGGCTCATGTCGGGTTAGAGAAGGAATTGGCGGCGCTGCACGGAAAAGAGGCCGCTCTTCTCTTCAACTCTGGCTATCTTTCAAATTGGGTAACGCTTGGCACGCTCGGGGCACGTTTGAAAGATTGCGTTATCCTTTCAGATGAGCTTAACCATGCTTCCATGATTGAGGGCATACGCCATTCCAAAACCGAAAAATGTATTTTTAAACATAATGACCTTGAGGATTTAGAGGCAAAACTCAAAGCATTACCAAAAGATTGCCCCAAGCTGATTGCTTTTGAGTCAGTTTATTCCATGGACGGGGATATTGCACCGATTGAGGAAATTTGTGATCTCGCAGATAAATATGGTGCAATGACCTATATTGATGAGGTTCATGCGGTTGGCATGTATGGCGCACATGGGGGAGGCGTTGCACAGGAGCGTGGTCTTGAGCATCGTTTAACGATTATTGAGGGAACACTTGGGAAAGGCTTTGGCGTAACAGGCGGCTATATTGCGGCTTCGGCGGCTTTATGCGATTTTGTGCGTTCTTTTGGTTCAGGATTTATTTTTTCAACAGCGCTTCCACCAGCGGATGCCGCTGGTGCGTGGGCAAGTGTCCGCTATTTGCGTGAACATAATGAAGAGCGTGACGGACAAAAAAAATCGGTTGCTTATTTACGTAAAAAATTGGATGAAGCAGGGATTGCGCATTTAGCTAATCTTAGTCATATCGTCCCAGTTATGATTGGGGATGCAAAGCTTTGCCGCCGTCTAACTGATACGCTTTTGACCCGTTTTGGGCATTATTTGCAGCCTATCAATTATCCAACTGTTCCCAGAGGTTTAGAGCGCATCCGGATTACGCCAGGTCCGCTTCATACAGAGGCAGATATAGATGATTTGGTAAAATCTCTTGTGACGCTTTGGGACGAGTATGGCTTGCCACGTCAGAAAAAATAA
- a CDS encoding CvpA family protein, whose translation MSPDTVTLVFGHPLTALEIVAFLVLISSIAWGFIRGISKELFGLTSWVGASVITCREYEIFVPWLSDHASAGFLNSWLSGGAVFLLSLFAFNLVGRWIGPILRGFLSPPVDALLGAGFGGVRGWLILTVLYFIALRTVPVLTQQYFPKEGWLVQGLHYCTQMFHQLNPEFEKIQKQTSLTPEAWDMDHTARALLPSILGASATKTSAKAHDKQNSESVAVEEDTD comes from the coding sequence ATGTCCCCTGATACAGTCACGCTGGTTTTTGGACATCCATTAACGGCTTTGGAGATTGTTGCATTCCTCGTTTTAATATCCTCTATCGCATGGGGATTTATCAGGGGCATTAGCAAAGAGCTTTTTGGATTGACCTCATGGGTCGGGGCATCTGTGATTACTTGCCGTGAGTATGAGATTTTTGTTCCATGGCTGAGCGATCATGCTTCCGCAGGTTTCTTAAATTCATGGTTAAGTGGGGGAGCTGTTTTTTTACTCTCTCTCTTTGCTTTTAATTTAGTCGGGCGTTGGATTGGACCTATTCTTCGCGGGTTTTTATCTCCGCCAGTCGATGCTCTTTTAGGCGCAGGATTTGGAGGCGTAAGAGGTTGGCTGATTCTGACGGTTCTTTATTTTATAGCATTGCGGACAGTGCCTGTTTTAACCCAGCAATATTTTCCAAAAGAGGGCTGGTTGGTTCAGGGATTACATTATTGTACGCAAATGTTTCATCAGTTAAATCCTGAATTTGAGAAAATCCAAAAACAAACCTCTCTCACGCCAGAAGCGTGGGATATGGATCATACGGCAAGAGCACTTTTACCCTCTATTCTAGGTGCTTCTGCTACTAAAACATCTGCGAAAGCACATGATAAGCAAAATTCTGAGAGTGTCGCCGTGGAAGAAGACACGGATTAA
- a CDS encoding cytochrome c-type biogenesis protein CcmH, protein MKFFAYVLFSLCFSASYFGMPLLAFAVESPQEKLASIEQENLAERIGEQLRCPVCQNANIEESNAPLAKTLRTVIRKQVLEGKNETEILEWMQRRYGDFIFLTPPLSRYSLLLWSTPFLSCLIGACLLLLRRKNLSRSQETK, encoded by the coding sequence TTGAAATTTTTTGCTTATGTCCTCTTTTCGCTCTGCTTTTCTGCTTCGTATTTTGGAATGCCACTCTTAGCTTTCGCTGTTGAAAGCCCCCAAGAGAAGCTGGCATCGATTGAACAGGAAAATTTAGCAGAGCGAATTGGAGAACAATTGCGTTGTCCTGTTTGCCAAAACGCAAATATTGAAGAGAGTAATGCGCCTTTAGCCAAAACGCTTCGCACCGTAATCCGAAAACAGGTTTTAGAAGGCAAAAATGAAACAGAAATTTTAGAATGGATGCAACGGCGTTACGGCGACTTTATTTTTCTAACGCCCCCTCTGTCACGTTACTCCCTTCTTCTCTGGTCAACGCCCTTTTTAAGTTGCCTCATTGGGGCTTGTCTTCTCTTGTTACGCCGAAAAAATCTTTCTAGATCCCAAGAAACAAAATGA
- a CDS encoding redoxin domain-containing protein, translating to MKTASSFGSFFGRLLPLTGMLLLAVILWMILGALKNGHYDPRAVAATSPLRTVPNFEALPLSTDKKLFNSQDLKNEKKPVLVVFFSSWCVPCIAEMPNLKKLENNIALWGIDYTDSPAKGRKFVEKSGISFERLNQDPEGEIGATWGITGVPESFLIMPNGKIAWHANGPLDLEDFQLHILPTIQNQKEVQGSSLVPNKTASFPAP from the coding sequence ATGAAAACTGCCTCTTCTTTCGGATCCTTTTTTGGACGCCTCCTCCCCCTCACGGGCATGCTCCTTCTTGCTGTCATCCTTTGGATGATCCTAGGCGCTCTCAAAAATGGCCATTATGACCCTCGAGCGGTTGCGGCCACCTCGCCCCTTCGTACCGTCCCTAATTTTGAAGCTCTGCCACTTTCCACAGATAAAAAACTCTTTAATAGCCAAGATCTGAAAAACGAAAAAAAACCAGTTTTAGTGGTCTTTTTCTCTTCCTGGTGCGTTCCATGCATTGCTGAAATGCCAAATTTAAAAAAACTCGAAAACAATATTGCTCTCTGGGGAATCGATTATACGGATTCTCCTGCAAAAGGCAGAAAATTTGTTGAGAAATCAGGCATTTCTTTTGAGCGACTAAACCAAGACCCAGAAGGAGAAATTGGTGCAACATGGGGAATAACAGGCGTTCCTGAATCTTTTCTAATTATGCCAAATGGCAAAATTGCATGGCATGCAAATGGACCATTGGACCTTGAAGATTTCCAATTGCATATTTTGCCAACCATCCAGAATCAAAAAGAAGTGCAAGGCTCTTCTCTTGTTCCCAATAAAACTGCCAGCTTTCCTGCACCCTAA
- a CDS encoding heme lyase CcmF/NrfE family subunit — translation MNAFFTFLNPEVGLCALIFALCFWTAQVFSAFLAYFFPRKPIFSTCAKSASLTGFVAIFIAISSLLFAFAMNDFSVALVTENSASNAPLLYRLAGSWGNHNGSLLLWLFLLAICNYVAAIRLSHLKEWHFKSLTQGFLGLITASLSAFCLFTSNPFLRIFPAPEEGAGLNPLLLDPGLACHPPLLYAGYVCFAVPFSLTLSALLLGKCRQKLFSLLRNWVVIGWCLLSGGIILGAWWAYGTLGWGGYWFWDPVENASLMPWLTATALLHTSALAEKKRRLISWCFALSLSTFILSLMATFFVRSGIMNSVHSFAAAPEKGEAILLLITIAFLSGFGLFALRASLFREKAENPPIISTENAVAINNIILYSMMVTVFIGTLYPPLSQFLAGHILSVGKPFFNQTILPMALLLLLIMGVAFFLPWKGKVNFRELFRKSLIPAILSLFFSPALFYLQMPLIADFFYIGAVWMICASAESLYSCFRNKQKYFYPMLAHIGIGISILGLCGISASQGDVVMLSQGQTIPLNHETWQLDFIKPISKSDYKGIKAHFSVFQKGKLKTVIEPEKRFYIRQRQALSPPAVKYGLLEDHYAVLSAISTKNGDEKFLFKLRIHPLGSWFWIGGIWTILMVFLAHTRINFLSFKKKTLS, via the coding sequence ATGAACGCCTTCTTTACTTTTTTAAATCCGGAAGTTGGCCTATGTGCTCTTATTTTTGCGTTGTGTTTTTGGACAGCGCAGGTTTTTAGCGCCTTTTTAGCCTATTTTTTCCCACGAAAACCTATTTTTTCAACCTGTGCAAAATCTGCCTCTTTAACAGGTTTCGTTGCTATTTTTATAGCAATCTCCAGCCTGCTATTTGCTTTTGCGATGAATGATTTTTCTGTGGCTCTCGTCACTGAAAATTCGGCATCAAATGCGCCTCTCCTATACCGTCTTGCTGGAAGCTGGGGCAATCATAATGGATCGCTTCTTTTATGGCTCTTCCTCCTCGCTATTTGCAATTATGTCGCAGCTATTAGGCTTTCTCACCTTAAAGAATGGCATTTTAAATCTCTTACGCAAGGATTTTTAGGGCTTATTACCGCAAGCCTCAGCGCTTTTTGTCTCTTTACATCAAACCCTTTTCTTCGAATTTTTCCTGCGCCCGAAGAAGGTGCTGGCCTTAACCCTCTTCTCCTAGACCCTGGACTTGCTTGCCATCCTCCTCTGCTTTACGCAGGCTATGTCTGCTTTGCCGTTCCTTTTTCGCTAACTCTTTCAGCTCTACTTCTAGGGAAATGCCGTCAGAAACTTTTTTCTCTCCTTCGAAACTGGGTTGTCATAGGCTGGTGTCTTCTCTCTGGAGGTATTATCCTTGGCGCTTGGTGGGCTTATGGAACACTTGGCTGGGGAGGATATTGGTTCTGGGATCCAGTTGAAAATGCTTCTCTAATGCCTTGGTTGACGGCAACAGCCCTCTTGCACACTTCTGCTTTGGCCGAGAAAAAACGCCGCCTGATCTCATGGTGCTTTGCGCTGTCTCTCAGCACCTTCATCCTCTCTCTCATGGCAACATTCTTTGTCCGATCGGGCATTATGAACTCTGTTCATAGTTTTGCCGCGGCACCAGAAAAAGGAGAAGCTATCCTTCTCCTCATTACGATTGCCTTTTTGAGTGGATTTGGCCTTTTTGCCCTCCGTGCCTCTCTTTTTCGAGAAAAAGCTGAAAATCCCCCTATAATTTCCACTGAAAATGCTGTCGCCATCAACAATATTATACTTTACAGCATGATGGTGACTGTCTTTATTGGCACATTATACCCCCCTCTATCGCAATTTCTAGCGGGGCATATTCTTTCTGTCGGAAAACCTTTTTTCAATCAAACCATTTTACCAATGGCGCTCCTTTTACTGCTGATCATGGGGGTTGCCTTTTTCCTTCCTTGGAAAGGAAAAGTTAATTTTAGAGAACTTTTTAGAAAAAGCCTTATACCAGCCATTCTAAGCCTCTTTTTTTCACCAGCTCTTTTTTATCTTCAAATGCCCCTTATCGCTGATTTTTTTTATATAGGGGCTGTTTGGATGATCTGTGCCAGTGCTGAAAGCCTCTATAGTTGCTTTCGAAACAAACAAAAGTATTTTTATCCAATGCTGGCCCATATCGGAATCGGTATTTCGATTTTAGGTCTTTGTGGCATAAGTGCCTCTCAAGGCGATGTCGTCATGCTCTCACAAGGCCAAACAATCCCCTTAAACCACGAAACATGGCAGCTTGATTTCATTAAACCAATTTCTAAATCTGACTACAAAGGAATCAAGGCTCATTTTTCAGTCTTTCAAAAGGGAAAACTCAAAACCGTTATTGAACCCGAAAAACGCTTTTATATACGGCAACGCCAAGCGCTCTCCCCTCCTGCTGTCAAATACGGTCTTTTGGAAGATCATTATGCCGTTCTCTCTGCCATTTCTACAAAAAATGGCGATGAGAAATTTCTATTCAAACTGCGTATCCATCCTCTTGGTTCTTGGTTTTGGATTGGAGGAATTTGGACCATTCTAATGGTTTTCCTTGCGCATACTCGTATTAATTTTCTATCCTTTAAAAAGAAAACTCTTTCTTAA
- a CDS encoding cytochrome c maturation protein CcmE, giving the protein MSQSDQKLKRNLPAKWRRLIWLVLILLSLSVSVFFFLRVFSANLLFFTTPSQLATKQTFINKEVRLGGMVVANSWKQGERKHRPIHWFDVTDGQASQTIYYAGIMPDLFREGQSVVVLGHLNSDNVFVASEVLARHDETYMPPEVAKALQESGKWDPRFGSPPAPEEWQTMIKAK; this is encoded by the coding sequence ATGTCTCAATCAGATCAAAAATTAAAAAGAAATCTTCCTGCAAAATGGCGTCGTTTGATCTGGCTTGTCCTGATTCTTCTGTCTCTTAGTGTTTCCGTTTTCTTCTTTTTACGTGTTTTTTCTGCAAACTTACTTTTCTTCACAACCCCCTCGCAACTTGCAACAAAACAAACTTTTATCAACAAAGAAGTGCGTCTTGGAGGAATGGTTGTCGCAAATAGTTGGAAGCAAGGAGAAAGAAAACACCGTCCTATTCATTGGTTTGACGTCACAGATGGGCAAGCAAGCCAAACCATTTACTATGCCGGCATCATGCCTGACCTCTTTCGGGAAGGGCAATCTGTGGTTGTTCTTGGACATCTCAATTCAGATAATGTTTTTGTCGCTTCAGAAGTTCTTGCACGACATGACGAAACCTACATGCCGCCAGAAGTCGCAAAAGCACTCCAAGAAAGTGGTAAATGGGATCCACGCTTTGGCTCTCCCCCTGCGCCTGAAGAATGGCAGACAATGATTAAAGCTAAATGA
- a CDS encoding heme ABC transporter permease, which translates to MSMPSSSSVSRPQGKFAYYFHYFGNPTRLRKFLAPVLKYLGSFALLSLITGLILAFTYAPQDWQQGEIFKLIYLHVPLAWLSCSFYFFLSVCCLIFLVFRNPLAMLLASNTASVGIVSAGLCLFTGALWGRPTWGTWWVWDARLTSVLVLFFLYLGFIFLEKNYKNTAEGMRLCALLGIVGALDLPIIHFSVQWWSTLHQGPTFRLGHMPPMPIQMWLPLAFTFLGFSLGGLWLILAKTYNKIRERQLKSLLQNTSSID; encoded by the coding sequence ATGTCTATGCCTTCCAGCTCTTCTGTATCAAGACCACAGGGAAAATTTGCATATTATTTCCACTATTTTGGCAATCCTACGCGTTTACGCAAGTTCCTTGCACCCGTTTTAAAATATCTTGGTTCGTTTGCCCTGCTCTCACTCATCACAGGCCTTATTCTTGCCTTCACTTATGCCCCTCAAGACTGGCAACAGGGCGAAATTTTTAAGCTCATTTATCTTCACGTCCCTCTTGCGTGGCTAAGTTGCAGCTTTTATTTTTTTCTAAGTGTTTGCTGCCTTATTTTTCTTGTTTTTCGCAATCCACTTGCGATGTTGCTTGCTTCTAACACCGCCTCTGTTGGCATTGTGAGTGCTGGATTATGCCTTTTCACAGGTGCTTTATGGGGAAGACCGACATGGGGAACTTGGTGGGTTTGGGACGCACGTCTCACCTCTGTTCTCGTTCTCTTTTTTCTTTATCTTGGATTTATCTTTCTAGAAAAAAATTACAAAAATACTGCTGAAGGAATGCGCCTTTGTGCGCTTCTGGGTATTGTCGGTGCGCTCGATCTTCCCATTATTCATTTTAGCGTTCAATGGTGGAGCACTCTCCACCAAGGCCCAACCTTTCGCCTCGGGCATATGCCACCCATGCCAATACAAATGTGGTTGCCTCTGGCTTTCACATTTCTTGGATTCAGCCTCGGCGGCCTTTGGCTTATTCTTGCGAAAACGTACAATAAGATCAGAGAGCGCCAGCTAAAATCTTTATTACAAAATACAAGCTCAATCGATTGA
- a CDS encoding EVE domain-containing protein produces the protein MSQKKIKETSSSNRAKHFWLLKTEPNCFCWEEQLKAGIEPWDGVRNFQARKNIYAMSVGDLALFYHTGKERRVVGIVEVVSEAYPDPTDSEGKWPCFDVKTVEALEYPVELKWMKLDSVLENADFLRQGRLSVAELTKEEFDRVCLLGKTKV, from the coding sequence ATGAGTCAAAAAAAAATAAAAGAAACTTCGTCTTCCAACCGTGCAAAACATTTTTGGCTATTGAAGACAGAACCAAATTGTTTCTGTTGGGAAGAGCAGTTAAAAGCAGGCATAGAGCCTTGGGATGGCGTTCGTAATTTCCAGGCGAGGAAAAATATTTACGCTATGTCGGTTGGAGACCTTGCACTTTTTTACCATACTGGGAAGGAACGAAGGGTCGTTGGGATTGTTGAGGTCGTTAGCGAAGCTTATCCAGATCCAACAGATTCAGAAGGAAAATGGCCTTGTTTTGACGTTAAAACCGTTGAGGCTTTAGAGTATCCTGTAGAGCTGAAATGGATGAAATTGGATTCTGTTTTGGAAAATGCAGATTTTTTACGACAAGGGCGCCTTTCGGTAGCAGAACTAACTAAAGAAGAGTTTGATAGGGTCTGCCTTTTAGGTAAAACAAAAGTCTAG